A single Bremerella cremea DNA region contains:
- a CDS encoding type I polyketide synthase, with protein sequence MQPNHEPIAVIGIGCRLPGADSPEAFWNLLVEGRDAIGEVPPDRWDVDRLYDPEPATPGKMYTRRGGFLGNVADFDPTLFGISGREAEKMDPQQRLLLEVTWEAFEDAGIPVKSLGDSATGVYVGISNSDYQRLLFRGLDSLSAYSATGTSLSIAANRLSYLFNFRGPSIAVDTACSSSLVAAHLACQGLQSGETDLAVAAGVNLILTPEGTITFCQARMMAPDGRCKTFDAKADGYVRGEGCGAVILKRLSDAERDGDRILAVIQGTAVNQDGLTNGLTAPNGPSQQEVLRAALANAGLPPQAIELIEAHGTGTSLGDPIEVRSLKTVLGMDREEGKPLRLGSVKTNIGHLESAAGVAGLLKLVLALAKGQIPPHLNFETLNPYIDLRGAQVEIITEAKPWNAEPGQRIAGVSAFGFGGTNCHVIVGDYVAKSETNSAKPQQDRPRHIIPLTTQTADGLPLLAERYLETLAEEAVSLADFAHSVAVGRSTLDVRTTVNAATKEDAIAALHKSANKGTAGPNGGEVVRRRNKVVFLFTGQGSQYPGMGRELYQTQPIYRAAIDRCAAELAKYDVPLLDVLFAESDSEAIHQTALSQPTLFATEYALAELWKSWGVTPSMAIGHSVGEYVAACFAGVFALEDALRLIALRGKLMQSLPAGGAMLAVSAGADKVSALMNGKMPKVSVAAVNSPQQTVLSGTAAAIDAMAELCQSEGIRATRLTVSHAFHSELMEPILDEFEQAVSSIEMKPASFPIAANLTGELSKDAFTKPDYWRQHLREAVRFADGIQAIADKGGNVFVEIGPQPVLSSLGRVSVPGKENVWLPSLRSGRDDWQMMLNSLGELYEIGIPIDWQAFDAPYTRKRIDLPTYPFVRSRFWAPDTMPVSSGDDFGAGAGLMPTRTSHPLLGMKIPTATDEVLFQTNLAPGFPAYLNDHQLFGQPVFPATGYIELALAAAQAHFEGGLFAVHQLQVQQPLVFEKQHSKTLQVVLLPEDFGYASFRILSAETSDETNTVWKLHAAGKIVPADARPEKADLQEAFFRMEKQVDVAEFYQAAKQSGLQYGHAFQGIKQLGNGEDESLAEVALPSELQGDARNYTLHPALLDACFQTVGSLLAEDLTPGTTFIPIGVESVTCFEQHSPQRVACSARIVTRKPGRMPQVEADLLLANEEGEVLAEVRGLRLARLAKIDLQKRLVADVDRWYHEVKWLETPRIGKPLTVDDKEESVWLVFGDNQPMTTYLCEQLRQRKQHVMLVTPGSELEFGAEDASLDPGDPSQFADLLAGLQLTDTRKLRGVVYLWAEQDGEGAANESVVDQAFGCQGLLHLAQAVGALEDQTPRLHVVTLHGQPVVAGEAIGHPLEAATWGLAGVIANEMPKLACTRIDVDANDREAAGRVFGEIWVPDSETEIALRGEKRYSARLVPLRLAADGELVVPEQPYQLGLKKFGMLTNLELAPKRRTEPGPTEVEIAVKASGLNFRDVLRALGMLQEYEKEIGILSEADVTFGFECSGIVTAVGPNVKNVQPGDKVIALSTASMTSHLLVDQNYVAKKPSNQTFDEAATIPLAFLTAHYGLVRLAKLKKGERVLIHAAAGGVGQAAVAIAKAIGAEIYATASQGKWDFLRELGIEHIYDSRTTNFSQQVLEDTDGAGVDVVLNSLNQEFIPKSVECLAQKGRFVEIGKIGIWTAEQFAAVRPKATYFPFDLGDEERQSPGLIAAMLGELLPQFESQKLTPLPLQAYRIEDAVEAFRFMQQAKHLGKVILQMTPPRGERPLVRGDASYLISGGTGAIGLEVCQWLIEQGAKSVVLTSRSGKASEEAAERIAAWEADGAQVTISTMDAANAAQVAAVLEFIKTELPPLAGVFHAAGVLDDATLPQQTWERFAKVMPAKVDGSWYLHQQTRDLPLDYFVCFSSIAAVIGSPGQANYAAANAFMDALCAARRAEGLPGLSVNWGPWSGGGMAAGADARRFAGIGLGMIGPQQGLLALEELLPSRHANVGVFPVDWTKFLKQFGRNKHPRLLDELAKLHRQERKAVSSGGGSLRDRLQQADEDARAALIADYVADEAAKTLGISATQIDRAKPLAEMGLDSLMGIELKNGIEAELEIDIPLEEFSQDTTVTTLATAVAGLIGVEGDFTASSGQAAAPVAKEKPARALDEIPVADYQTDQFPEVIELQERLARFARMGMESPYFDVHEGTTRDTAIIDGREFICFSSYNYLGSSGDPEVNAAAEAAIEKFGTSVSASRVVSGEKTIHGELERAIAEFLGTEASVCFVGGHSTNETTIGHLMNPGDLILHDELAHNSLVQGCILSGAQRRAFPHNDTAACERMLAEMRGKYRRAVIVVEGVYSMDGDYCDLPKLVEIKEKYKAMLFVDEAHSIGTMGKTGRGICEYYGIPGSRIDFLMATLSKSFGSCGGYIAGKKTMIEYLKYTAPGFVFSVGMPPSNAAAALAALRRIEKHPEVVSKCISNSRLFLKLAKEKGLDTGHSDDTPVVPVITGNSILALKLSRSLYARGINVQPIMYPAVEEKAARLRFFITSCHSEEQIRHAVEATAEALEELKAEADSQ encoded by the coding sequence ATGCAGCCAAATCATGAGCCGATTGCCGTTATCGGAATCGGTTGCCGTTTGCCAGGGGCGGATAGCCCGGAAGCGTTTTGGAATCTTCTGGTCGAGGGGCGGGATGCCATTGGCGAAGTCCCGCCCGATCGCTGGGACGTCGATCGCTTATACGATCCCGAGCCCGCCACGCCCGGCAAGATGTATACCCGTCGGGGAGGCTTTCTCGGCAATGTGGCCGACTTTGATCCGACTTTGTTCGGGATCAGCGGGCGAGAAGCCGAGAAGATGGATCCCCAGCAGCGGCTGCTGTTGGAAGTGACCTGGGAGGCATTCGAGGACGCCGGCATTCCGGTCAAGTCGCTCGGCGACAGCGCCACCGGTGTCTACGTTGGGATCAGCAACAGCGACTACCAACGGCTACTCTTTCGCGGGCTCGATTCCTTAAGTGCGTACAGCGCCACGGGGACCAGTCTGTCGATTGCCGCCAATCGCCTGAGTTACCTGTTCAACTTCCGCGGACCAAGCATCGCCGTTGATACGGCTTGTAGTTCTTCGTTGGTCGCGGCCCACTTGGCCTGTCAGGGGCTGCAATCGGGCGAGACCGATTTGGCGGTGGCTGCCGGGGTGAATTTGATTCTTACCCCCGAAGGAACGATCACCTTCTGCCAGGCCCGCATGATGGCCCCCGATGGCCGCTGCAAGACATTCGATGCCAAAGCCGACGGCTACGTGCGTGGCGAAGGTTGTGGCGCCGTTATTTTGAAACGCTTGAGCGATGCCGAACGTGATGGCGATCGGATTTTGGCCGTCATTCAAGGGACCGCCGTCAATCAAGATGGTTTGACCAACGGGCTGACCGCGCCCAATGGCCCTTCGCAGCAAGAGGTACTGCGGGCCGCTTTAGCCAATGCCGGTTTGCCGCCGCAAGCGATTGAACTGATTGAAGCCCACGGGACCGGTACGTCGCTAGGCGATCCGATTGAAGTTCGCAGCTTGAAGACCGTGCTGGGAATGGATCGGGAAGAGGGCAAGCCACTGCGGCTGGGAAGTGTCAAAACCAACATTGGCCATCTCGAATCGGCCGCCGGCGTGGCTGGCTTGTTGAAGCTGGTCCTTGCGCTTGCCAAGGGGCAGATTCCGCCTCATTTGAATTTCGAAACGCTGAATCCCTACATCGACCTGCGCGGCGCCCAGGTCGAGATCATCACCGAGGCTAAGCCTTGGAATGCCGAGCCAGGCCAGCGAATCGCAGGGGTGAGCGCATTTGGTTTCGGCGGCACCAACTGTCACGTGATCGTGGGAGATTACGTTGCGAAGTCAGAAACGAACTCCGCGAAGCCGCAGCAAGATCGTCCGCGACATATCATCCCGCTGACAACGCAAACGGCCGACGGCTTGCCACTGCTGGCCGAACGTTACTTGGAAACGCTCGCAGAGGAAGCGGTCAGCCTGGCGGACTTCGCCCATAGCGTGGCGGTCGGACGGTCGACACTGGATGTGCGGACTACGGTAAACGCCGCGACCAAAGAAGACGCCATTGCCGCGCTGCACAAGTCGGCCAACAAAGGGACGGCTGGCCCCAATGGGGGCGAGGTCGTCCGCCGCCGCAACAAGGTGGTGTTTCTCTTCACCGGTCAGGGTTCGCAATATCCCGGCATGGGACGCGAGCTCTACCAGACACAGCCAATCTATCGCGCGGCAATCGATCGCTGCGCTGCGGAACTGGCCAAGTACGACGTGCCGCTGTTAGATGTGCTGTTTGCGGAAAGCGATAGCGAAGCGATCCATCAAACGGCCCTGTCGCAGCCAACATTGTTTGCCACCGAGTACGCCTTGGCCGAACTGTGGAAGTCGTGGGGCGTGACACCGAGCATGGCCATTGGGCACAGCGTGGGGGAATATGTCGCGGCGTGCTTTGCTGGGGTGTTCGCGTTGGAAGATGCGCTCCGCTTGATCGCCCTGCGGGGCAAGCTGATGCAAAGCCTGCCTGCTGGGGGCGCGATGTTGGCCGTGTCGGCTGGGGCCGATAAAGTCTCGGCACTAATGAACGGCAAGATGCCCAAAGTGAGCGTGGCAGCCGTCAACAGTCCGCAACAGACCGTACTCAGCGGAACCGCTGCGGCCATCGATGCGATGGCCGAGTTATGCCAAAGCGAAGGCATCCGGGCCACACGTTTGACCGTTTCGCACGCATTCCATTCCGAGTTGATGGAACCGATTCTGGACGAGTTTGAACAAGCCGTTTCGTCGATCGAGATGAAGCCTGCTTCGTTCCCAATTGCGGCGAACCTAACCGGCGAGCTTTCTAAAGATGCCTTCACCAAGCCCGATTACTGGCGGCAGCACCTCCGCGAGGCAGTCCGCTTTGCTGACGGAATCCAGGCCATCGCCGATAAAGGTGGGAACGTCTTTGTCGAGATCGGCCCGCAGCCGGTGTTGTCGAGCCTCGGGCGTGTGAGCGTGCCGGGGAAAGAAAATGTCTGGCTGCCCAGCCTGCGCAGTGGTCGCGACGATTGGCAGATGATGCTCAATTCGTTGGGCGAACTCTACGAGATTGGCATTCCGATTGACTGGCAAGCGTTCGATGCTCCGTACACGCGGAAACGCATCGATCTGCCGACTTACCCGTTTGTGCGTAGCCGCTTTTGGGCTCCCGACACCATGCCGGTCAGCTCTGGCGATGACTTTGGCGCCGGGGCCGGATTGATGCCAACGCGCACGTCGCATCCGCTGCTGGGGATGAAGATCCCGACGGCGACCGACGAAGTGTTATTTCAAACGAACCTGGCCCCTGGGTTTCCGGCTTACTTGAACGACCATCAGTTGTTCGGCCAGCCGGTCTTCCCGGCCACCGGCTACATTGAACTAGCCCTGGCCGCTGCCCAGGCCCACTTCGAGGGTGGCCTGTTTGCGGTTCATCAGCTGCAAGTGCAGCAGCCGCTCGTCTTCGAAAAACAGCACTCAAAAACGCTTCAGGTCGTGTTGCTGCCAGAAGATTTCGGCTACGCCTCGTTCCGGATTTTAAGCGCGGAGACGTCGGACGAAACGAATACGGTTTGGAAGCTGCACGCCGCCGGCAAAATCGTTCCCGCCGATGCCCGCCCTGAAAAAGCCGACTTGCAAGAAGCCTTCTTCCGCATGGAGAAGCAGGTCGATGTGGCCGAGTTTTATCAAGCCGCCAAGCAAAGCGGGCTGCAGTATGGGCACGCGTTTCAAGGGATCAAGCAACTCGGTAACGGCGAGGACGAATCGCTGGCTGAAGTCGCCTTGCCGAGCGAGCTGCAAGGCGATGCCCGAAATTACACGCTCCACCCTGCCCTGCTCGACGCTTGCTTCCAAACGGTTGGCAGCTTGCTGGCGGAAGACTTGACGCCTGGGACAACGTTTATTCCCATTGGCGTTGAAAGCGTGACCTGTTTCGAGCAGCACTCGCCGCAGCGTGTTGCATGTTCAGCCAGGATTGTCACGCGTAAGCCAGGGCGAATGCCACAGGTCGAAGCTGACCTTTTGCTGGCCAACGAAGAGGGAGAAGTGCTGGCCGAAGTACGCGGGCTACGTTTGGCTCGCTTGGCCAAGATCGATCTGCAAAAGCGACTCGTCGCCGATGTCGATCGCTGGTACCACGAAGTGAAGTGGCTCGAAACGCCCCGCATTGGCAAACCGCTGACGGTCGACGACAAGGAAGAGTCCGTCTGGCTAGTCTTCGGCGATAACCAACCGATGACGACTTACCTGTGCGAGCAGCTGCGACAACGCAAGCAGCACGTGATGTTGGTGACGCCAGGTTCGGAACTGGAATTCGGGGCGGAAGATGCCAGCCTCGACCCGGGTGATCCGTCGCAGTTTGCCGATTTACTGGCAGGGCTTCAGCTAACCGACACGCGGAAGCTGCGCGGTGTGGTTTATCTTTGGGCCGAGCAAGATGGCGAAGGTGCCGCCAACGAGTCGGTTGTCGATCAGGCGTTCGGCTGCCAAGGGCTGTTGCACCTCGCCCAGGCTGTGGGGGCCTTGGAAGATCAAACGCCTCGCCTGCATGTGGTAACGCTCCATGGTCAGCCGGTTGTGGCTGGCGAAGCGATTGGCCACCCGCTGGAAGCAGCGACCTGGGGCTTGGCTGGCGTGATCGCCAACGAGATGCCCAAGCTGGCCTGCACGCGAATCGATGTCGATGCCAACGACCGGGAAGCGGCCGGACGCGTCTTCGGCGAAATCTGGGTGCCCGATTCCGAAACCGAGATCGCCTTGCGAGGCGAGAAGCGTTATTCGGCTCGCTTGGTTCCGTTGCGTTTAGCAGCCGATGGCGAACTGGTGGTGCCAGAGCAGCCGTACCAGTTGGGGCTGAAGAAGTTCGGCATGCTGACCAACTTAGAGCTCGCCCCGAAGCGACGCACCGAGCCAGGTCCGACCGAAGTAGAGATCGCCGTCAAAGCGTCCGGCTTGAACTTCCGCGACGTGTTGCGGGCCCTGGGGATGCTGCAGGAATACGAGAAAGAAATCGGCATCCTCAGCGAAGCGGACGTGACCTTTGGCTTCGAGTGTAGCGGTATCGTGACCGCCGTGGGGCCGAACGTGAAGAACGTTCAGCCGGGGGACAAAGTGATCGCCCTGTCGACGGCCAGCATGACCAGCCATTTGTTGGTCGATCAGAATTACGTCGCCAAGAAGCCGAGCAATCAAACGTTCGACGAGGCCGCGACCATTCCGCTGGCTTTCCTAACGGCCCATTACGGTTTGGTTCGTTTGGCGAAGCTGAAGAAGGGAGAGCGAGTTCTCATTCATGCAGCCGCCGGCGGTGTTGGCCAGGCCGCCGTCGCGATTGCCAAAGCGATCGGTGCCGAGATTTACGCGACCGCCAGCCAAGGGAAGTGGGACTTCCTACGCGAGTTGGGGATCGAGCATATCTACGATTCGCGCACCACCAACTTCAGCCAGCAAGTTCTGGAAGATACTGACGGCGCCGGTGTTGATGTTGTTCTGAACAGCTTGAACCAAGAGTTCATTCCCAAGAGTGTGGAATGCTTGGCCCAGAAGGGACGTTTTGTCGAGATCGGCAAGATCGGGATTTGGACGGCAGAGCAGTTTGCCGCCGTGCGTCCGAAAGCCACCTACTTCCCCTTCGACCTGGGTGACGAAGAACGCCAATCGCCAGGTCTGATTGCTGCGATGCTGGGTGAACTGTTGCCGCAGTTTGAATCGCAGAAGCTAACCCCGTTGCCGTTGCAGGCGTACCGCATTGAAGACGCCGTCGAAGCGTTTCGCTTCATGCAGCAAGCCAAGCACCTGGGGAAGGTGATCTTGCAGATGACGCCACCAAGGGGTGAACGGCCTTTGGTGCGTGGCGATGCCAGCTACTTGATTAGCGGCGGCACTGGGGCCATCGGGCTAGAGGTTTGCCAATGGTTGATCGAGCAAGGGGCGAAGAGCGTTGTCCTGACCAGCCGCAGTGGAAAAGCCAGCGAAGAAGCTGCCGAGCGAATTGCCGCTTGGGAAGCAGACGGGGCGCAGGTGACCATCTCGACCATGGACGCCGCCAATGCCGCTCAGGTTGCTGCCGTGCTCGAATTTATTAAGACCGAGTTGCCTCCTTTGGCGGGCGTGTTTCATGCCGCCGGTGTACTCGACGACGCCACATTGCCGCAGCAAACGTGGGAGCGTTTCGCTAAGGTGATGCCGGCGAAGGTGGACGGTTCGTGGTATTTGCATCAGCAAACACGCGACTTGCCGTTGGATTACTTCGTTTGCTTCTCGTCGATTGCGGCGGTGATTGGTTCGCCTGGTCAGGCCAACTATGCCGCGGCCAACGCGTTTATGGATGCCCTCTGTGCTGCCCGGCGAGCCGAAGGTTTGCCAGGGCTGAGCGTCAACTGGGGACCATGGAGCGGCGGAGGCATGGCCGCCGGGGCCGATGCCCGTCGGTTTGCCGGTATCGGTCTAGGGATGATCGGACCGCAGCAAGGCTTGCTGGCCTTGGAAGAACTGCTGCCGAGCCGACATGCCAACGTGGGCGTCTTTCCGGTCGATTGGACGAAATTTCTCAAGCAGTTCGGTCGCAACAAGCATCCCCGTTTGCTTGACGAACTAGCCAAGTTACATCGTCAAGAACGCAAAGCGGTGAGCAGTGGCGGCGGTTCGCTGCGAGATCGTTTGCAGCAAGCCGACGAAGACGCCCGTGCCGCGTTGATTGCTGACTATGTCGCGGACGAAGCGGCCAAGACGCTGGGAATTTCCGCGACGCAGATCGACCGAGCCAAACCACTCGCCGAGATGGGGCTCGACTCGTTGATGGGGATCGAGCTGAAGAACGGCATCGAAGCGGAACTGGAGATTGACATCCCGCTCGAAGAGTTCTCGCAAGATACCACCGTAACTACCCTGGCTACGGCGGTTGCTGGGTTGATTGGTGTGGAAGGGGACTTCACGGCCAGCAGTGGGCAAGCCGCCGCACCGGTCGCCAAAGAGAAGCCAGCGCGGGCGCTCGACGAGATCCCTGTCGCCGATTACCAGACCGATCAATTTCCCGAAGTGATCGAGCTGCAAGAACGCCTGGCTCGCTTCGCCCGGATGGGAATGGAGAGCCCCTATTTCGACGTCCATGAAGGAACGACTCGCGACACGGCAATCATCGATGGCCGCGAGTTCATTTGCTTTAGCAGCTACAATTATTTGGGGAGCAGTGGCGATCCGGAAGTGAACGCCGCTGCCGAGGCCGCTATCGAAAAGTTCGGCACCAGCGTTTCGGCCAGCCGGGTTGTCTCGGGCGAGAAGACCATTCACGGCGAGTTAGAACGTGCCATCGCCGAGTTCCTGGGGACGGAAGCTTCGGTTTGTTTTGTTGGTGGGCACTCGACCAACGAAACAACGATCGGGCATTTGATGAATCCAGGCGATTTGATTTTGCACGACGAGCTCGCCCATAACAGTCTCGTGCAGGGCTGTATCTTATCAGGTGCCCAGCGGCGGGCCTTCCCGCATAACGATACGGCGGCCTGTGAACGGATGCTGGCCGAAATGCGGGGTAAGTATCGCCGGGCAGTGATCGTTGTCGAAGGCGTTTACAGCATGGACGGCGACTACTGCGATTTGCCCAAGCTGGTCGAGATTAAAGAGAAGTACAAAGCGATGCTCTTTGTCGACGAGGCCCACTCGATCGGCACGATGGGCAAGACGGGGCGCGGTATCTGCGAATACTACGGCATTCCTGGCTCGCGAATTGACTTTCTGATGGCGACCCTGAGCAAGTCGTTTGGTAGCTGTGGTGGTTACATCGCCGGCAAGAAGACGATGATCGAGTACCTCAAGTACACGGCGCCTGGGTTTGTATTTAGTGTCGGCATGCCGCCATCGAATGCGGCGGCGGCCTTGGCGGCACTGCGGCGAATTGAAAAGCATCCGGAAGTAGTTTCCAAGTGCATTAGCAACTCGCGGCTGTTTTTAAAGCTGGCCAAGGAAAAGGGGCTCGATACTGGGCACAGTGACGACACCCCGGTGGTACCGGTGATTACGGGCAATTCGATCCTGGCGCTAAAGCTCTCGCGCAGCTTGTATGCCCGGGGAATCAACGTCCAGCCAATCATGTACCCAGCGGTCGAAGAAAAGGCCGCTCGGCTCCGGTTCTTTATCACTAGCTGCCACAGCGAAGAGCAAATCCGACACGCGGTTGAAGCGACTGCGGAAGCGTTGGAGGAATTAAAGGCCGAAGCAGATAGCCAATAA
- a CDS encoding acyl carrier protein yields MTADQSGPSGDASKSAEEIQDWIIDYLAKELDAKPSSIDPSATFDSFALDSATAIGMTGDLENWLGKRIDPTIVYDYPTIEEFSNYLAGQ; encoded by the coding sequence ATGACTGCCGATCAATCCGGACCCTCCGGCGACGCCTCCAAAAGCGCCGAAGAAATCCAAGATTGGATTATCGATTATCTAGCCAAAGAGTTGGACGCCAAGCCCAGCTCGATCGATCCCAGCGCGACCTTCGATTCCTTTGCCCTCGATTCCGCCACTGCGATTGGCATGACCGGGGACTTAGAGAACTGGCTGGGAAAGCGGATCGATCCTACGATCGTGTACGATTATCCCACGATCGAGGAGTTTTCGAACTATCTAGCGGGTCAATAA
- a CDS encoding 4'-phosphopantetheinyl transferase family protein, with amino-acid sequence MIQLSTKPFPLPRPTRQLEIAQNELHLWRISLEEGLDSVDQLQKQLSEAEQVRAGKFFREAQAQQFVVYHAALRDILARYVGVRPREIAYETGQFGKPNVVSVQADGLRFNLTHSGELAVVAVSRGAEVGVDIERTRVVRSFASMLERCLSQAERKDVCDHHEDDRHRHFLRFWTHKEAYLKAIGVGLRAPLDQLTLDLLAPEGRKVVNHFHLFPKQPVIRLMELAPCEGFVGAVGSTHTESPEIKTFGWVSGRFVG; translated from the coding sequence ATGATCCAGCTTTCCACTAAACCGTTTCCTCTGCCGCGTCCAACGCGCCAATTGGAAATCGCCCAAAACGAGCTTCACCTTTGGCGAATTTCGCTGGAAGAAGGTCTCGATTCGGTCGATCAGCTTCAGAAGCAACTCTCAGAAGCAGAGCAGGTACGCGCTGGCAAGTTTTTTCGGGAAGCTCAAGCTCAGCAGTTTGTCGTCTACCACGCTGCCCTGCGTGACATCTTGGCCCGATATGTCGGTGTACGCCCGAGAGAAATCGCCTACGAAACCGGTCAGTTTGGCAAGCCAAACGTCGTTAGCGTGCAGGCGGATGGCTTACGGTTTAACCTGACGCACTCTGGCGAATTGGCGGTTGTGGCTGTTTCGCGGGGGGCTGAGGTCGGTGTCGATATCGAGCGAACACGTGTCGTTCGCAGCTTTGCTAGCATGCTCGAACGTTGCCTTTCGCAAGCCGAGCGAAAAGATGTTTGCGATCATCACGAAGATGACCGGCACCGCCATTTTCTGCGGTTTTGGACCCATAAAGAGGCCTATTTGAAGGCGATTGGCGTCGGTTTGCGAGCCCCGCTAGATCAGCTCACGCTCGATCTATTGGCTCCGGAAGGACGCAAAGTGGTGAATCATTTTCACCTGTTTCCAAAGCAGCCCGTCATTCGGCTGATGGAACTTGCCCCTTGCGAAGGGTTTGTTGGGGCGGTCGGGTCGACCCACACAGAGTCTCCAGAGATCAAAACGTTCGGTTGGGTCAGTGGTCGATTCGTCGGATAA
- the queC gene encoding 7-cyano-7-deazaguanine synthase QueC, translating into MAKVVVVVSGGMDSATLLYHILDQGHEARAISVDYGQRHVKELDYARQLCEGVGVAHQVADLSAINPIFGNNSLSGREMEIPEGHYAEESMKQTVVPNRNMLLLSVAIAAAAANKFQAVAYGAHSGDHAIYPDCRPEFAEAMDQAARLCDWNPIELWRPFVHLDKGQIAKRGVDLGVPFEKTWTCYKGLELHCGKCGACVERREAFASQGLLDPTEYA; encoded by the coding sequence ATGGCAAAGGTAGTGGTAGTGGTTTCAGGCGGTATGGACTCGGCCACGCTGCTGTATCACATTTTGGACCAAGGGCACGAGGCACGGGCCATTTCGGTAGATTACGGCCAACGGCATGTCAAAGAGCTGGACTATGCGCGACAACTTTGCGAAGGGGTTGGCGTTGCGCACCAAGTGGCCGATCTTTCTGCGATCAACCCAATCTTCGGCAATAACAGCCTTTCTGGCCGCGAAATGGAGATTCCCGAGGGGCACTATGCGGAAGAGAGTATGAAACAAACGGTGGTGCCCAACCGCAATATGTTGCTGCTCTCGGTTGCCATCGCTGCGGCGGCGGCCAACAAGTTTCAGGCGGTCGCCTACGGAGCCCACAGCGGCGACCACGCGATTTATCCTGATTGCCGCCCTGAATTCGCCGAAGCGATGGACCAAGCCGCGCGGCTGTGCGATTGGAACCCAATCGAACTATGGCGTCCTTTTGTTCACCTTGATAAAGGGCAAATCGCCAAACGGGGCGTCGACCTAGGGGTTCCCTTCGAGAAGACCTGGACCTGCTATAAGGGGCTCGAATTGCACTGTGGCAAGTGCGGAGCCTGTGTCGAGCGGCGGGAAGCTTTCGCCTCTCAGGGGCTGCTCGATCCGACCGAATACGCCTAG
- a CDS encoding WD40 repeat domain-containing protein, translating into MAVSRVLLALFIAAPTMALAEEPVATASPQVSYYRDVRPIVQANCQGCHQPAKRGGDYSMIDHAHLLASGESGSAAIVPGKPTESYLIELITPVDGQAEMPQGKAPLSETDRQTIARWIEQGAQDDTPKSAQATYDAEHPPTYVRPPVLTSVAFSPDGETLAVSGFHEVILQKADGSGMQGRLVGLSQRIESTAFSPDGKQLAVAGGSPGRLGELQMWNVGDQQLAYSIPVSYDSVYGVSWSPDGKLVAIGCSDNSVRGYEAATGKQVFFNGAHDDWALDTVFSKDGSHLVSVGRDMAVKLYEVKTQRFVDNVTSITPGALKGGINAVARYPGEDQVLIGGADGIPKLYRLFREKARKIGDDFNKIKDFPEMPGRIYDVALTTDAKIAVACSSLDGAGFVHVFDVASGTKLRELEGPFQAIYSLSLSPDNKQIASVGFDGQIFLHDLETGKKIGQFAAVPVSPHTASTN; encoded by the coding sequence ATGGCGGTTTCTCGTGTTTTGCTGGCGCTGTTTATTGCCGCGCCGACAATGGCCCTGGCCGAAGAGCCCGTTGCTACTGCGTCGCCCCAAGTCAGCTACTACCGCGATGTCCGCCCAATTGTGCAAGCCAACTGCCAAGGCTGCCACCAACCGGCAAAACGGGGTGGCGACTATTCCATGATCGATCACGCCCACCTTTTGGCCAGCGGCGAGTCCGGCTCTGCGGCGATCGTTCCTGGGAAGCCGACTGAAAGCTATCTGATCGAACTGATCACTCCGGTCGACGGACAAGCCGAAATGCCCCAAGGGAAAGCCCCACTCTCTGAAACCGATCGTCAGACAATCGCCCGCTGGATCGAGCAAGGAGCCCAAGACGACACGCCCAAGTCGGCCCAAGCAACCTACGACGCCGAGCATCCTCCCACCTATGTTCGCCCACCGGTGCTGACCAGCGTGGCGTTCTCGCCCGATGGCGAAACCTTGGCGGTCAGCGGCTTCCACGAAGTGATCCTGCAAAAAGCGGACGGCAGCGGCATGCAAGGGCGTTTAGTCGGTTTATCGCAGCGAATCGAATCGACTGCGTTTTCTCCCGATGGCAAGCAGTTGGCCGTCGCTGGCGGTTCGCCTGGTCGGCTGGGGGAACTGCAAATGTGGAACGTTGGAGATCAGCAGTTGGCCTACTCGATCCCCGTTTCGTACGACAGTGTCTACGGCGTGAGCTGGTCTCCTGATGGCAAACTGGTCGCGATTGGCTGCAGCGATAACTCGGTTCGTGGCTATGAAGCGGCGACCGGTAAACAGGTTTTCTTCAACGGAGCCCATGATGACTGGGCACTGGATACCGTCTTCTCAAAAGATGGCTCGCACTTGGTCTCGGTTGGTCGCGACATGGCCGTGAAGCTGTACGAAGTGAAGACGCAACGCTTTGTCGACAACGTCACCAGCATCACCCCTGGCGCGCTCAAGGGAGGCATCAACGCGGTGGCTCGCTACCCGGGTGAAGATCAAGTGCTGATTGGCGGCGCCGATGGAATCCCCAAGCTTTATCGCTTGTTCCGCGAAAAGGCCCGAAAGATCGGTGACGACTTCAACAAGATCAAAGACTTTCCCGAGATGCCTGGCCGCATCTACGATGTCGCGCTGACTACCGACGCCAAAATCGCAGTCGCTTGCAGCAGCCTAGATGGGGCTGGCTTTGTTCATGTGTTCGATGTCGCAAGCGGCACCAAGCTACGAGAACTCGAAGGCCCCTTTCAAGCGATTTACTCGCTCAGCCTTTCGCCAGACAACAAGCAGATCGCCTCGGTCGGTTTCGACGGCCAAATCTTCCTGCACGATCTGGAAACGGGCAAGAAGATCGGGCAATTTGCCGCCGTCCCCGTTTCGCCTCACACGGCCTCCACGAACTAA